The proteins below come from a single Sphingomicrobium sediminis genomic window:
- a CDS encoding CPBP family glutamic-type intramembrane protease — translation MTLVDRAVGDLIAFLRRPRPFEEKRTHWGEVAILFAIGFTLIVTVATLVGRFEASMGVERYDLIGEDEPLWQQYLIVGLLFPLGEEWVFRYWLDRRPRGLILIVAILAGLAAAMIVSACSAAGAVVAGPLTFVPVFAAVLIIGLANADKLSPFIFGRFFPILFWLTAIGFAALHMTNFSAGGALTALFVGPQLIAGILFGYVRLRYGFAEAVAVHAANNSLAVSLIALGI, via the coding sequence TTGGCGACCTCATCGCTTTCCTGCGCCGTCCGCGACCTTTCGAGGAAAAACGTACCCATTGGGGCGAAGTGGCGATCCTGTTCGCGATCGGCTTCACGCTCATCGTCACCGTGGCCACATTGGTTGGCAGGTTCGAGGCGTCCATGGGCGTCGAGCGCTACGACCTCATCGGCGAGGACGAGCCGTTGTGGCAGCAATATCTGATCGTCGGCCTGCTCTTCCCGCTCGGCGAGGAGTGGGTCTTTCGCTATTGGCTCGACCGGCGCCCGCGCGGTCTCATTCTGATCGTCGCCATCCTGGCCGGTCTGGCGGCGGCGATGATCGTTTCGGCATGTTCAGCGGCGGGCGCGGTCGTGGCGGGTCCGCTCACCTTCGTCCCGGTCTTCGCCGCCGTTCTGATAATCGGCTTGGCGAATGCGGATAAGCTGTCACCATTTATCTTCGGTCGGTTTTTCCCGATTCTATTCTGGCTGACGGCAATCGGATTCGCCGCACTCCACATGACCAATTTCTCGGCTGGCGGTGCTTTGACCGCCTTGTTCGTGGGGCCGCAGCTGATTGCGGGCATCCTTTTTGGCTATGTCAGGTTGCGATACGGCTTTGCCGAAGCGGTGGCGGTGCATGCCGCCAACAATTCGTTGGCAGTCAGCCTGATCGCGCTGGGGATCTAG
- a CDS encoding heavy metal-binding domain-containing protein translates to MIQTTTPNVEGRTISAYLGIVHGEVIIGADIFKDLFAAVRDIVGGRSGAYEKSLDEARRQALAELQGEAAELGADAVIGIDLDYEVIGQNGSMLMVTCSGTAVKLA, encoded by the coding sequence ATGATCCAGACCACCACGCCCAATGTCGAAGGCCGCACTATTTCGGCCTATCTCGGGATCGTGCACGGGGAGGTCATCATCGGCGCGGATATCTTCAAGGACCTGTTTGCGGCCGTCCGCGATATCGTCGGCGGCCGCTCGGGCGCCTATGAGAAAAGCCTCGATGAGGCGCGCCGCCAGGCGCTCGCCGAATTGCAAGGCGAAGCCGCCGAACTGGGCGCCGACGCGGTCATCGGCATCGACCTCGACTATGAGGTGATTGGCCAGAATGGCTCGATGCTGATGGTCACCTGCAGCGGCACGGCGGTGAAGCTGGCCTAG
- a CDS encoding DUF2312 domain-containing protein produces MADGAIAADQLKLLIERIERLEEEKKAIADDVKDVYAEAKANGYDTKIMRKIVALRKMERHELQEQDALLETYRAAVGLS; encoded by the coding sequence ATGGCCGACGGCGCCATCGCAGCCGACCAATTGAAACTGCTCATCGAGCGCATCGAGCGCCTCGAAGAGGAAAAGAAGGCGATCGCCGACGATGTGAAGGACGTCTATGCCGAGGCCAAGGCCAATGGTTACGACACCAAGATCATGCGCAAGATCGTCGCCCTTCGCAAAATGGAACGCCACGAATTGCAGGAACAGGACGCGCTGCTGGAAACCTATCGCGCCGCCGTGGGTCTTAGCTAA
- the pyk gene encoding pyruvate kinase has protein sequence MSDKLKPRGRKVKILATLGPASDTPEMIEALMRAGADAFRINMSHGEQADKAKLVEHIRGLEEKLGRPTTILFDLQGPKLRVGAFEGGKADLEKGGTFILDRDKAKGDETRVCLPHPELFEAVEVGSLLLVDDGKMRLKVTEVSDDKIVTEVRVSGTIRDRKGVNVPDVLIPIPALTKKDRSDLQFALSQGADWIALSFVQRPEDVREARELVGKQAAILAKIEKPQAVDGLDEILKEADAVMVARGDLGVELPPEMVPPVQNKIVATARLHGKPVVVATQMLESMITSPTPTRAEVNDVADAIYDGADAVMLSAESAAGDYPIEAVKMMHRIGKAVEGDERYFDRVHFTETPPDPTTADALAESARGIARTVDAKAMVCYTSSGSTARRIARERPSVPTLVMTASQQVARRLGILWGVYAVRTRDVDSFEEMVGKAKRMALRHSIAKGGERIVLMAGVPFGVSGSTNVIHVVKLQGNELETHQRHFEL, from the coding sequence ATGAGCGACAAGCTGAAGCCCCGCGGCCGTAAGGTCAAAATCCTCGCAACGTTGGGGCCGGCTTCCGATACACCGGAAATGATCGAAGCGCTGATGCGCGCCGGTGCCGACGCCTTCCGAATCAATATGAGCCATGGCGAGCAGGCCGATAAGGCCAAGCTGGTCGAGCATATTCGCGGCCTTGAGGAAAAGCTCGGTCGCCCGACGACGATCCTGTTCGACCTCCAGGGGCCCAAGCTGAGGGTTGGCGCTTTCGAGGGCGGCAAGGCCGATCTTGAAAAAGGCGGCACGTTCATCCTCGACCGCGACAAGGCAAAGGGCGATGAGACCCGCGTCTGCCTGCCGCATCCCGAACTGTTCGAAGCGGTCGAGGTCGGCTCGCTGCTGCTCGTCGATGATGGCAAGATGCGCCTCAAGGTCACCGAGGTGTCGGACGACAAGATCGTCACCGAGGTCAGGGTTTCGGGCACCATTCGCGACCGCAAGGGCGTCAACGTGCCCGACGTGCTGATCCCGATCCCCGCGCTCACCAAGAAAGATCGCAGCGATCTCCAGTTCGCTCTCAGCCAGGGCGCCGACTGGATCGCACTGTCGTTCGTGCAGCGTCCCGAGGATGTCAGGGAAGCGCGCGAACTGGTCGGCAAGCAGGCCGCGATCCTCGCCAAGATCGAAAAGCCGCAGGCGGTCGATGGCCTCGATGAAATCCTAAAAGAGGCTGACGCGGTCATGGTCGCGCGCGGCGACTTGGGCGTCGAACTGCCGCCCGAAATGGTCCCGCCGGTACAGAACAAGATCGTCGCCACCGCGCGCCTCCACGGCAAGCCGGTGGTCGTCGCGACGCAGATGCTGGAAAGCATGATCACCTCGCCGACGCCGACGCGCGCCGAAGTGAACGATGTCGCCGATGCCATCTATGACGGCGCCGATGCCGTGATGCTGTCGGCCGAAAGCGCGGCGGGCGATTATCCGATCGAAGCGGTCAAGATGATGCACCGCATCGGCAAGGCGGTCGAAGGCGACGAACGCTATTTCGACCGAGTCCACTTCACCGAAACCCCGCCCGATCCGACGACCGCCGATGCGCTGGCCGAAAGCGCCCGCGGGATCGCGCGGACCGTCGATGCCAAGGCGATGGTCTGCTATACCTCGTCGGGCTCGACCGCGCGCCGCATCGCGCGCGAACGGCCGAGCGTGCCGACCCTCGTCATGACCGCTTCGCAGCAGGTCGCGCGCCGCCTCGGCATCCTGTGGGGCGTCTATGCCGTGCGCACCCGCGACGTCGACAGTTTCGAGGAAATGGTCGGCAAGGCCAAGCGCATGGCGCTGCGTCACTCCATCGCCAAGGGCGGCGAGCGGATCGTGCTGATGGCCGGCGTGCCGTTCGGCGTGTCGGGATCGACCAACGTGATCCACGTCGTGAAGCTGCAGGGCAACGAGCTGGAAACCCACCAGCGGCATTTCGAGCTTTAG